In Methylobacterium aquaticum, the following are encoded in one genomic region:
- a CDS encoding serine hydrolase domain-containing protein — MKLEIGTPEAVGLSSERLGRIVPWMRGYVEAGKLPGLSVTVARRGQVVFSHQEGLRDLARGLPMDADTIVRIYSMTKPLTSVAILMLYEEGRFQLDDPITRFLPEFRDMRVLVGGSRAKPETVPAERDITFRDLLTHTSGLSYGFMDATLVDRMYREEGVDFQTAETSLAEVVAKAARQPLLAQPGAEWNYSIATDVLGHLVAVISGIPFDDFLRDRIIRPLGMVDTDFHVPADKIARFASNYALGEGGRLTLIDDAREGRYARPRTVPSGGGGLVSTASDYARFCRFILGGGALDGVRLLGRKTVALMMANHLRGDLADMGQPRFSESSYSGIGFGLGFSVMLDPAKAQILGTPGEVAWGGAASTAFWIDPAEDLFVIMLTQLMPSSTWPIRRELRVLTYAAITE, encoded by the coding sequence GTGAAGCTTGAGATCGGAACCCCGGAAGCGGTCGGCCTCTCCTCGGAGCGGCTGGGCCGAATCGTCCCGTGGATGCGGGGCTATGTCGAGGCTGGCAAGCTGCCGGGCCTGTCGGTGACCGTGGCCCGGCGCGGCCAGGTGGTGTTTTCCCACCAGGAGGGCCTGCGCGACCTCGCCCGCGGATTGCCGATGGACGCCGACACCATCGTGCGCATCTACTCGATGACGAAGCCGCTGACCTCGGTGGCGATCCTGATGCTGTACGAGGAGGGCCGCTTCCAGCTCGACGATCCCATCACCCGCTTCCTGCCCGAGTTCCGGGACATGCGGGTGCTGGTCGGCGGCAGCCGCGCCAAGCCCGAGACCGTGCCGGCGGAGCGCGACATCACGTTCCGCGATCTCCTCACCCACACGTCGGGCCTGTCCTACGGCTTCATGGACGCGACGCTGGTCGACCGGATGTACCGGGAGGAGGGCGTCGACTTCCAGACCGCCGAGACCTCGCTGGCCGAGGTCGTCGCCAAGGCCGCGCGCCAGCCGCTGCTGGCCCAGCCCGGCGCCGAGTGGAACTACAGCATCGCCACCGACGTGCTCGGCCACCTCGTGGCGGTGATCTCGGGAATTCCCTTCGACGATTTCCTGCGGGATCGGATCATCCGGCCGCTCGGCATGGTCGACACCGATTTCCACGTCCCGGCCGACAAGATCGCCCGCTTCGCCTCGAACTACGCGCTCGGCGAAGGCGGCCGGCTGACGCTCATCGACGATGCCCGGGAGGGCCGCTACGCCCGTCCCCGCACCGTGCCGTCGGGCGGCGGCGGCCTCGTCTCGACGGCGTCCGACTATGCCCGGTTCTGCCGCTTCATCCTCGGCGGCGGGGCGCTCGACGGCGTGCGGCTGCTCGGCCGCAAGACCGTCGCCCTGATGATGGCCAACCACCTGCGCGGCGATCTCGCCGATATGGGGCAGCCGCGCTTCTCGGAGTCGAGCTACAGCGGCATCGGCTTCGGGCTCGGGTTCTCGGTGATGCTCGATCCGGCCAAGGCCCAGATCCTCGGCACCCCGGGCGAGGTCGCCTGGGGCGGGGCGGCCTCGACGGCGTTCTGGATCGACCCCGCCGAGGACCTGTTCGTCATCATGCTGACGCAGCTCATGCCGTCCTCGACCTGGCCGATCCGGCGCGAGCTGCGGGTGCTCACCTACGCGGCAATCACCGAGTGA
- a CDS encoding DUF2189 domain-containing protein: MTSSPIFAHGLSAARPALRRIGIQDLKAVLSRGVDDFLAMPTHVVFVVLIYPLAGVLIAAATFEQNLIPILFPLAAGFALIGPFAALGLYEMSRRREWGLPATLADAYAPLRGRSAKAVMAVGLVLALIFLAWLCAAMGLYWTLYGGVTEPSLPAFLDDVLTTPRGWGLILAGNLVGAAFSLLALAVGAVSIPLIIDKDVDAGTAIETSLALMRENPGTMLAWGAIVAGMLALGMVSLFVGLAVVLPVLGHATWHLYRRAVG, translated from the coding sequence ATGACGAGTTCGCCCATCTTCGCCCACGGCCTGTCCGCCGCCCGCCCCGCATTGCGGCGGATCGGTATCCAGGATCTCAAGGCCGTCCTGTCGCGGGGCGTCGACGACTTCCTGGCGATGCCGACCCACGTGGTGTTCGTGGTGCTGATCTATCCGCTCGCCGGCGTGCTGATCGCGGCGGCGACCTTCGAGCAGAACCTGATCCCGATCCTGTTCCCGCTCGCCGCCGGCTTCGCGCTGATCGGCCCGTTCGCGGCGCTCGGCCTCTACGAGATGAGCCGGCGGCGGGAATGGGGCCTGCCCGCGACCCTGGCCGATGCCTATGCCCCCTTGCGCGGCCGCTCGGCCAAGGCGGTGATGGCGGTGGGTCTCGTGCTGGCGCTGATCTTCCTCGCCTGGCTCTGCGCCGCGATGGGGCTGTACTGGACCCTCTATGGCGGGGTCACCGAGCCCTCGCTGCCGGCCTTCCTCGACGACGTGCTGACCACGCCGCGGGGCTGGGGCCTGATCCTCGCCGGCAACCTCGTCGGCGCCGCCTTCTCGCTCCTGGCGCTGGCGGTCGGCGCGGTCTCGATCCCGCTCATCATCGACAAGGATGTGGATGCCGGCACCGCCATCGAGACCTCGCTGGCGCTGATGCGCGAGAATCCCGGCACGATGCTCGCCTGGGGCGCCATCGTGGCCGGGATGCTCGCCCTCGGCATGGTGTCGCTGTTCGTCGGCCTCGCGGTGGTGCTGCCGGTGCTCGGCCACGCCACCTGGCACCTCTACCGCCGGGCGGTGGGGTGA
- a CDS encoding MBL fold metallo-hydrolase, translating to MPSTPRAAIIPVTPFQQNCTLLWCEATKRAAVIDPGGDLDRIRAAIAQAGVTVEKILLTHGHIDHAGGAADLRDALGVPVEGPHRADTPLLDSLPETGAAYGIDGAKVITPDRWLDEGDTVTVGELTFDVLHCPGHSPGSVVLVSREARFAQVGDVLFRGSVGRTDLPGGDHAALIASIKEKLLPLGDDVAFIPGHGPTSTIGQERLSNPFLQ from the coding sequence ATGCCGAGCACGCCCCGCGCCGCGATCATCCCGGTCACGCCGTTCCAGCAGAACTGCACCCTGCTGTGGTGCGAGGCGACGAAGCGGGCCGCCGTGATCGATCCGGGCGGCGACCTCGACCGGATCCGGGCGGCGATCGCGCAGGCCGGCGTCACGGTCGAGAAGATCCTGCTCACCCACGGCCATATCGACCATGCCGGCGGGGCGGCCGACCTGCGCGATGCGCTCGGGGTGCCGGTCGAGGGGCCGCACCGCGCCGACACGCCGCTCCTCGACAGCCTGCCCGAGACCGGGGCGGCCTACGGCATCGACGGCGCCAAGGTGATCACGCCCGATCGCTGGCTCGACGAGGGCGACACGGTGACGGTGGGCGAACTGACCTTCGACGTGCTGCACTGCCCCGGCCATTCCCCCGGAAGCGTGGTGCTGGTGAGCCGGGAGGCCCGCTTCGCGCAAGTCGGCGACGTGCTGTTTCGCGGCTCGGTCGGCCGCACCGACCTGCCGGGGGGCGACCACGCCGCCCTGATCGCCTCGATCAAGGAGAAGCTCCTGCCGCTCGGCGACGACGTCGCCTTCATCCCCGGCCACGGCCCGACGAGCACGATCGGCCAGGAGCGGTTGTCGAACCCGTTTCTCCAGTAG
- a CDS encoding aldo/keto reductase, protein MDLRPLGRSGLTVPPFCFGGNVFGWTADEAISFALLDRLLEAGFTFIDTADVYSRWASGHQGGESEAVIGRWLKARGARDRMTIATKVGMDMGEGRKGLKAPYIERAVEDSLRRLQTDRIDLYQSHADDSETPLEETLSAYDRLIRAGKVRAIGASNYSAARLREAFAVAARENLPRYECLQPGYSLADREEYEAELEPLCREEGIGVISYFSLAAGFLTGKYREAGSAAGRAREARVSRYLNPKGFAFLDLLDAVAREHGATPAQVAIAWLVARPGLTAPIASATSVAQLDELLGGVRLVLDPAASARLEEASRGTLKA, encoded by the coding sequence ATGGACCTGCGCCCCCTCGGCCGTTCCGGCCTCACCGTCCCGCCCTTCTGCTTCGGCGGCAACGTCTTCGGCTGGACCGCCGACGAGGCGATCTCCTTCGCGCTGCTCGACCGGCTGCTGGAAGCGGGCTTCACCTTCATCGACACCGCCGACGTCTATTCGCGCTGGGCCTCGGGCCATCAGGGCGGCGAGTCGGAGGCCGTGATCGGGCGCTGGCTCAAGGCCCGGGGCGCCCGCGACCGGATGACGATCGCCACCAAGGTCGGCATGGATATGGGCGAGGGCCGGAAAGGCCTGAAGGCGCCGTATATCGAGCGGGCGGTGGAGGATTCCCTGCGTCGCCTCCAGACCGACCGGATCGACCTCTACCAGTCCCATGCCGACGATTCCGAGACGCCGCTGGAGGAGACGCTCTCGGCCTACGACCGGCTGATCCGCGCCGGCAAGGTGCGGGCGATCGGTGCCTCGAACTATTCCGCCGCCCGCCTGCGCGAGGCTTTTGCCGTCGCGGCGCGTGAGAACCTGCCGCGCTACGAGTGCCTGCAGCCCGGCTACAGCCTGGCCGACCGGGAGGAATACGAGGCCGAGCTGGAGCCCCTGTGCCGCGAGGAGGGGATCGGGGTGATCTCGTACTTCTCCCTGGCGGCGGGCTTCCTCACCGGCAAGTACCGCGAGGCCGGCTCGGCCGCCGGCCGCGCCCGGGAGGCCCGGGTCTCGCGCTACCTCAACCCGAAGGGCTTCGCCTTCCTCGACCTCCTCGACGCGGTCGCCCGGGAGCATGGCGCGACGCCGGCCCAGGTCGCCATCGCCTGGCTCGTCGCGCGGCCGGGGCTGACCGCGCCGATCGCCAGCGCCACCTCGGTGGCGCAGCTCGACGAGCTGCTCGGCGGCGTGCGCCTCGTCCTCGACCCGGCGGCATCCGCCCGGCTGGAGGAAGCGAGCCGGGGCACGCTCAAGGCCTGA